ATACATACAGTCAGAGCGATATTTGATTCCATAAGTGCAAAAATGGTGCTTGGTGAAATTGTAGCAAGAAACAAGTTCAGATATCATGACAGTCTCACCCACCTTTCACCCTTTTGTTCCCAGAAGAGTGATCATTTTTGCCAAAAAATTGTTTCATATAAATCAGTTTCATTCAAGAATTAGCATTAAATAGGTTTAACTCCCAACATGATGCAAACCAAAAAGAAAACACTATAATTATATCTGTTCATACAGTTGATTTATTAAGAATATACCATAATATTCAAAAATCACTACCCTTGTTAAAAGAaacaggcttcatgatttcaattGCAGAAAAACTACATGCAATTCATGGAAAACCTGTGGTTTCGAGTTTCAATGAATGCAGATTTACTATATTTTGCACATTGTAATTGAGCTTCAGTCAAAGGAAAAAAGGCCTAGGATAAAAAACAGAAGCTGATTCCTGATACTCTTCCAGGGTCATGTCAAGTTAGCTGGCCTTTGAAGAATCACCACGTAATTCATCAAGCTCCTTGACTTACAGTAAGTCAACCACATTAATGCCAAAATCAACAACTTGGTCACCAACATATGACTttgcaattttctttttatatatctAAAGAGGTAGCAATGGATGCATGATTTCAATATAAAAATATGTAACTAGTTTTTGGTCATCAACTGCCTACTCTATGGTTTTGTCTTCCTCTAAACAAGCTTCCTGATTCCAAAGGCATCCTCAGTCATGATTGAATTGGCATCTTCCATATGTAAACCAACTCCGTCAGCTTCTCAATAGGTTTCATGACTTGAAGCAAACTCACCCAAAACTTCATTTTGTTTTTGCCTAGTATTTCCATATATGGCAGCTAAAACATGATATCAATATAACTTATATCTTATATCTATAGAAATATTATCCAAAAATTTGAAGTACCTGATAAAGTTCCATCTTTCACCAAATTCAGCAAGATCTTTATTTTCCTTCATAATTTGATGGTCGATTTTGAGACAATGATAATGTTCCTTATTTTGTAGTGAATTGCCTCTTTCATAAACTTTTTCCCGGTATTCACTTTAGAAATCCAAATAAAAATGACTTACATATATTAACTTGTAGATAAATGTAAGGATCTATTATCTTCAACTCTACTTAAaagtgatctttgatttttttttattttttatcatagaTGATAACATGCTCTTACTTGAACATGTAATCATAGATGATTTTCATGTTGTGATGTGCCTCTAATTCTATCCACAAGTAATCCTCTCTTACTCGAACCCTCATCATGCTCAATATTAATCAACGCTACCATTTATCATGATCCGATCTGATGGGATAAGTGACCCATTAACTTGATAGGCATTGAACCACATGGCGGAAAATACTTAGGCTCAAGTTTTCACACATCCTCAATTACTGTCATTTTCATCTAAATTATTATATGCTAGGCAGAAGTTGAATTTGATTTCTCCAGTAAAGCCACTGTCATTCGTTTCTGCTCCATCTGAATTCCCAAATggcaagaaaaagttttctttttcTCACAGTTCTGTTCACTTCTAAACCAAAAAAGCACTCAGAGGATGACTCAAATGTCTTGCCATCAAAGTGATAACAATTCAGTGGTTTACACACAACTATAggaaaatctaagacatacttatcTGATTCTCCTTTTCTTCCCTTGTCAAGCATAAGTGTACCTGTTATGATTGCTCACATACACCCATGCATTCGGCAAACCAATGGAACGATAATAAAGGGAAAATTCTTGATCAGCAAACACTGGACAACTATCCAGTATCCTCTGACGTCTGGATGAACGCCCACCACCCAAATCAAGAAGGGGATAAATGAATTCCCTGACCAGTGGAAACAGAATGTATGTGGTCTTCACTAAATTATAAGCTAAAGAGACAATTTTTTGGGGGATCAATCAAACACCGGGACATATAATAGTTTAGGATTGATCGTCAAACATACCTAGTAAGGGATCAGACCCTCAGCAGCTGCACCTTGTTGGCGAACGCAATCCCAATCCAATCGGGGTGTGCTGCAGACCACTGCAGTTGGTTGATCTCCGCGCCCGCCGTGTAGACCAACATAGGATCAATCCCTTCCGGCGATACCGTGcctgcagctgcggctgcaggCAATTCCCAGATAAGCGCCTGGCCGTCATCCCCGGCCGAGCAAATATGCCGCGCGGCCTTCGGCGACCACGCAATGGCATTGACGCTAGCGCAGTGCCGCTGCAGCTCAGCCACGGGGGTGGCAGGGGCGCGGATGTCGAGCACGACGACGCGGTTGCTGTCCATCATGGTGGTGGCCATGTAACGGAGGTTGGCCTTGTTCCAGGCGAGGCGGAGCAGGGGGGTATCGGGGCGGGGGCTCTCGTAGATGATGGTGGAGTGTTCCTTGTCGCGGAGGTCGAAGATGCGGACGGAGCCGTCCGCGGACACGGAGGCAAACACGGCGGGCTCCCCCCAGGCGATGTCGTAGACCTCCTTATCGTGGGCGATGAGCTGGGTCTCGACGGCACCGCGCTCTACGTCCCAGATGGTGCAGGTGGTGTCGATGGAGGAGGTACCGATGCGGCGGGGCTCCGTGTCGTTCCAGTCGAAGGAGGTGAGCGGGGCGCAGTAGCCACTGGACTTGCTGTTGTCAAGGACCGAGCGGATCTTGGCGCCGTCGGGGCCCAGGAGCCAGAGGCGGAGGCAATCGGAGGCGGAGGCGAGGAGCGGGCTGTTGGGATGCGGGTGGAACATGAGTTTGGTGGACGGGTAGGGGTGGTCGAAGGAGACCGCGGGTTCGGCGCGGAAGGAGAGCGCGTCCTCGTCGAAGGAGACGACATCGACGCGGTTGCCGTACTCCTCGATGAAGGATCCTAGGGCGAGGCggggggaggcggcggcggcggaggagggggaGAAGGCCATGGCGTAGACGGGGTGGGGGGAGTCGAAGGTGAAGGCGTTAGAGTTGAGAGGTGATTCCTGGGTGGAACTCTCCATTTCCCCTGCGCTCTCCTCCCTCTCctgtctctcctctcctctccccatCTCTTCTTATGTGCTGTTCGGGAGCGGTGGAAAAgattcctcttcctctctctctctctctctctctctctctctctctctctcgcctaaCGGTCAAAGCGGAGACTGGTCTCGGTCAACTCCGCTGTGCGCAACAGAGTGGACCTTCGATCGGCTTGTGATCGCTGTCTCACTCCATTCAGTGCTCTGCTGACGGAATTTTACGAATCCATTTAaatcgatttt
The DNA window shown above is from Musa acuminata AAA Group cultivar baxijiao chromosome BXJ2-4, Cavendish_Baxijiao_AAA, whole genome shotgun sequence and carries:
- the LOC103982435 gene encoding protein TRANSPARENT TESTA GLABRA 1; amino-acid sequence: MGRGEERQEREESAGEMESSTQESPLNSNAFTFDSPHPVYAMAFSPSSAAAASPRLALGSFIEEYGNRVDVVSFDEDALSFRAEPAVSFDHPYPSTKLMFHPHPNSPLLASASDCLRLWLLGPDGAKIRSVLDNSKSSGYCAPLTSFDWNDTEPRRIGTSSIDTTCTIWDVERGAVETQLIAHDKEVYDIAWGEPAVFASVSADGSVRIFDLRDKEHSTIIYESPRPDTPLLRLAWNKANLRYMATTMMDSNRVVVLDIRAPATPVAELQRHCASVNAIAWSPKAARHICSAGDDGQALIWELPAAAAAGTVSPEGIDPMLVYTAGAEINQLQWSAAHPDWIGIAFANKVQLLRV